One Streptomyces sp. R28 DNA window includes the following coding sequences:
- a CDS encoding HAD family hydrolase, which produces MGKQVGAHIVWDWNGTLFHDNDAIIGATNAAFGELGLDPITMEQYRALYCVPVPKFYERLLGRLPTDAEWEVMDETFHRYYTEHRVRCGLTEGVAELLVEWRSAGRSQSILSMYGHEELVPLVRGFGIEEHFIRVDGRTGPSGGSKAEHMVRHIEALVSVDPARTVVIGDAADDAVAALHVGARAVLYTGGSHGRASLEEVGVPVVDTLGEAVAEAERLAA; this is translated from the coding sequence ATGGGGAAGCAGGTAGGGGCGCACATCGTCTGGGACTGGAACGGGACGCTGTTCCACGACAATGACGCGATCATCGGGGCGACGAACGCGGCGTTCGGCGAGCTGGGGCTCGACCCGATCACGATGGAGCAGTACCGGGCGCTGTACTGCGTGCCGGTGCCGAAGTTCTACGAGCGGTTGCTCGGGCGGCTGCCGACCGACGCCGAGTGGGAGGTCATGGACGAGACCTTCCACCGGTACTACACCGAGCACCGGGTGAGGTGCGGGCTCACCGAGGGCGTGGCGGAGCTGCTCGTGGAGTGGCGGTCGGCGGGGCGCAGCCAGTCGATCCTCAGCATGTACGGGCATGAGGAACTCGTCCCGCTGGTACGGGGGTTCGGGATCGAGGAGCACTTCATACGCGTCGACGGGCGGACCGGGCCGTCCGGGGGCAGCAAGGCCGAGCACATGGTGCGGCACATCGAGGCGCTCGTGAGCGTGGATCCGGCGCGCACGGTGGTGATCGGGGACGCTGCCGACGACGCGGTGGCGGCGCTGCATGTGGGGGCGCGGGCCGTGCTCTACACCGGCGGGTCGCACGGGCGGGCGAGCCTTGAGGAGGTGGGGGTGCCGGTGGTGGACACGTTGGGGGAGGCGGTCGCGGAGGCGGAGCGGCTGGCTGCTTGA
- a CDS encoding Rv3235 family protein gives MNKVMTRAQHRPGTRPPSRRDTRRPGGIPPRTPGHGASRTTSPDGRPPNSPGTTEALTRTRPTDNRPPTAGSIAAPAHVHPRAAVSAAPTGSRAPVGPAPVPERFGTPPASVHAAHPTAPAPTWDAPQAPAGQGAHAPHLVPAQAPRGPAIQIPQPRPTDVFADRLLLVLSGQRPVHSMLRHTIGRAYDELAWLAERGPLRARGTRPVVRDIGYFEPRPGAIEAFARIGAGDQLRAMAFRLEQGGDLRWRCTAVELGGPRRPRPADD, from the coding sequence ATGAACAAGGTCATGACCAGGGCACAGCACCGCCCCGGCACCCGCCCGCCCAGCCGCCGCGACACCCGCCGCCCCGGCGGCATCCCACCCCGCACACCGGGCCACGGCGCATCCCGTACGACGTCGCCCGACGGCCGCCCACCGAACTCACCGGGCACGACGGAAGCCCTCACCCGCACGAGGCCCACCGACAACCGGCCGCCCACCGCGGGAAGCATCGCCGCGCCCGCCCACGTCCATCCGCGGGCTGCGGTGTCCGCGGCGCCTACCGGCAGCCGTGCCCCCGTCGGACCGGCCCCCGTCCCAGAACGGTTCGGCACCCCGCCCGCGTCGGTCCACGCGGCCCACCCGACCGCCCCAGCCCCGACGTGGGACGCTCCGCAAGCCCCGGCGGGGCAAGGGGCCCACGCACCCCACCTCGTCCCGGCACAAGCTCCTCGTGGGCCGGCCATCCAGATCCCCCAGCCCCGCCCCACCGACGTCTTCGCCGACCGCCTGCTCCTGGTCCTCAGCGGCCAGCGCCCCGTCCACTCGATGCTCCGCCACACCATCGGCCGCGCCTACGACGAACTCGCCTGGCTCGCGGAACGCGGCCCCCTGCGCGCCCGCGGCACCCGCCCCGTCGTCCGCGACATCGGGTACTTCGAGCCCCGCCCGGGAGCCATCGAGGCCTTCGCCCGCATCGGCGCCGGCGACCAGCTGCGCGCCATGGCATTCCGCCTGGAGCAGGGCGGGGATCTCCGGTGGCGCTGCACGGCGGTGGAACTGGGCGGCCCGCGCAGGCCGCGCCCGGCCGACGACTGA
- the secA gene encoding preprotein translocase subunit SecA, which yields MSVLSKIMRAGEGKILRKLHRIADQVNSIEEDFVDLSDAELRALTDEYKQRYADGESLDDLLPEAFATVREAAKRVLGQRHYDVQMMGGAALHLGYVAEMKTGEGKTLVGTLPAYLNALSGDGVHLITVNDYLAERDSEMMGRVHKFLGLSVGCILANMTPAQRREQYNCDITYGTNNEFGFDYLRDNMAWSKDELVQRGHNYAIVDEVDSILVDEARTPLIISGPADQATKWYGDFAKLVTRLKKGEAGNPLKGIEETGDYEVDEKKRTVAIHESGVAKVEDWLGIDNLYESVNTPLVGYLNNAIKAKELFKKDKDYVVIDGEVMIVDEHTGRILAGRRYNEGMHQAIEAKEGVDIKDENQTLATITLQNFFRLYSKLSGMTGTAMTEAAEFHQIYKLGVVPIPTNRPMVRKDQSDLIYRTEVAKFEAVVDDIAEKHEKGQPILVGTTSVEKSEYLSQQLSKRGIQHEVLNAKQHDREATIVAQAGRKGAVTVATNMAGRGTDIKLGGNPDDLAEAELRQRGLDPEEHIEEWAAALPAALEKAEQAVKAEFEEVKDLGGLYVLGTERHESRRIDNQLRGRSGRQGDPGESRFYLSLGDDLMRLFKAQMVERVMSMANVPDDVPIENKMVTRAIASAQSQVEQQNFETRKNVLKYDEVLNRQREVIYGERRRVLEGEDLHEQVQHFMDDTIDAYVAAETAEGFAEEWDLDRLWGAFKQLYPVKVTIEELEEAAGDRAGLTAEFVAESIKDDIHAQYEEREGQLGSEIMRELERRVVLSVLDRKWREHLYEMDYLQEGIGLRAMAQKDPLVEYQREGFDMFTAMMEGIKEESVGYLFNLEVQVEQQVEEVPVEDTKPVADLEKKDAVPAQAGARPEIRAKGLEAPRRPDRLHYTAPKVDGEGDIVEGDFTNDDEPVRSEADGLTRAERRKQSRGGRRRKK from the coding sequence GTGTCCGTCCTCTCGAAGATCATGCGTGCAGGCGAAGGCAAGATCCTGCGCAAGCTGCACCGCATCGCGGACCAGGTCAACTCCATCGAAGAGGACTTCGTCGACCTCTCCGACGCCGAGCTGCGGGCCCTCACCGATGAGTACAAGCAGCGGTACGCCGATGGTGAGAGCCTGGATGATCTGCTCCCGGAGGCCTTCGCCACCGTTCGCGAGGCCGCCAAGCGCGTCCTCGGCCAGCGACACTACGACGTGCAGATGATGGGTGGCGCCGCCCTCCACCTCGGCTATGTCGCCGAGATGAAGACCGGTGAGGGCAAGACCCTCGTCGGCACGCTGCCCGCGTATCTGAACGCTCTTTCCGGAGATGGCGTTCACCTCATCACGGTCAACGACTACCTGGCCGAGCGCGACTCCGAGATGATGGGCCGCGTCCACAAGTTCCTGGGTCTGTCCGTCGGCTGCATCCTCGCCAACATGACGCCGGCCCAGCGCCGCGAGCAGTACAACTGCGACATCACCTACGGCACGAACAACGAGTTCGGCTTCGACTACCTCCGCGACAACATGGCGTGGTCCAAGGACGAGCTCGTCCAGCGCGGCCACAACTACGCCATCGTCGACGAGGTCGACTCCATCCTCGTCGACGAGGCCCGTACGCCGCTGATCATCTCCGGCCCGGCCGACCAGGCCACCAAGTGGTACGGCGACTTCGCCAAGCTGGTCACGCGCCTGAAGAAGGGCGAGGCGGGCAACCCCCTCAAGGGCATCGAGGAGACCGGCGACTACGAGGTCGACGAGAAGAAGCGCACGGTCGCCATCCACGAGTCCGGTGTCGCCAAGGTCGAGGACTGGCTGGGCATCGACAACCTCTACGAGTCGGTGAACACGCCGCTGGTGGGCTACCTGAACAACGCCATCAAGGCGAAGGAGCTCTTCAAGAAGGACAAGGACTACGTCGTCATCGACGGCGAGGTCATGATCGTCGACGAGCACACCGGCCGTATCCTCGCCGGCCGCCGCTACAACGAGGGCATGCACCAGGCGATCGAGGCGAAGGAAGGGGTGGACATCAAGGACGAGAACCAGACCCTCGCCACTATCACCCTGCAGAACTTCTTCCGCCTCTACAGCAAGCTCTCCGGCATGACCGGTACGGCGATGACCGAGGCCGCCGAGTTCCACCAGATCTACAAGCTCGGCGTGGTCCCGATCCCGACCAACCGGCCGATGGTCCGCAAGGACCAGTCGGACCTGATCTACCGCACCGAGGTCGCCAAGTTCGAGGCGGTCGTCGACGACATCGCCGAGAAGCACGAGAAGGGCCAGCCGATCCTCGTCGGTACGACGTCGGTCGAGAAGTCCGAGTATCTGTCGCAGCAGTTGAGCAAGCGCGGTATCCAGCACGAGGTGCTGAACGCGAAGCAGCACGACCGTGAGGCGACGATCGTCGCCCAGGCCGGCCGCAAGGGCGCCGTGACGGTGGCCACCAACATGGCCGGCCGTGGTACGGACATCAAGCTCGGCGGCAACCCCGACGACCTCGCCGAGGCGGAGCTGCGCCAGCGCGGCCTCGACCCCGAGGAGCACATCGAGGAGTGGGCCGCGGCGCTGCCCGCCGCCCTGGAGAAGGCCGAGCAGGCGGTCAAGGCGGAGTTCGAGGAGGTCAAGGACCTCGGCGGCCTCTACGTCCTCGGCACCGAGCGGCACGAGTCGCGTCGTATCGACAACCAGCTGCGCGGTCGTTCCGGCCGTCAGGGTGACCCGGGCGAGTCCCGCTTCTACCTGTCGCTGGGTGACGACCTGATGAGGCTCTTCAAGGCCCAGATGGTCGAGCGCGTGATGTCGATGGCGAACGTCCCGGACGACGTGCCGATCGAGAACAAGATGGTCACGCGCGCGATCGCGTCCGCCCAGTCGCAGGTCGAGCAGCAGAACTTCGAGACCCGTAAGAACGTCCTGAAGTACGACGAGGTCCTCAACCGCCAGCGCGAGGTCATCTACGGCGAGCGGCGCCGCGTCCTGGAGGGCGAGGACCTGCACGAGCAGGTGCAGCACTTCATGGACGACACGATCGACGCGTACGTCGCCGCGGAGACCGCCGAGGGCTTCGCCGAGGAGTGGGACCTGGACCGGCTGTGGGGCGCGTTCAAGCAGCTCTACCCGGTGAAGGTCACCATCGAGGAGCTGGAGGAGGCGGCCGGCGACCGCGCCGGGCTGACCGCCGAGTTCGTCGCCGAGTCCATCAAGGACGACATCCACGCGCAGTACGAGGAGCGCGAGGGGCAGCTCGGCTCCGAGATCATGCGTGAGCTGGAGCGCCGGGTCGTTCTGTCGGTCCTGGACCGCAAGTGGCGCGAGCACCTCTACGAGATGGACTACCTCCAGGAGGGCATCGGCCTGCGCGCGATGGCCCAGAAGGACCCGCTGGTCGAGTACCAGCGCGAGGGCTTCGACATGTTCACCGCGATGATGGAGGGCATCAAGGAGGAGTCCGTCGGCTACCTGTTCAACCTGGAGGTCCAGGTCGAGCAGCAGGTCGAGGAGGTCCCGGTCGAGGACACCAAGCCGGTGGCCGACCTCGAGAAGAAGGACGCGGTGCCGGCGCAGGCGGGCGCGCGTCCCGAGATCCGTGCCAAGGGCCTCGAGGCCCCGCGCCGCCCGGACCGGCTGCACTACACCGCGCCCAAGGTGGACGGCGAGGGTGACATCGTCGAGGGCGACTTCACCAACGACGACGAGCCGGTGCGCTCCGAGGCCGACGGCCTCACGCGCGCGGAGCGGCGCAAGCAGTCGCGTGGTGGTCGGCGCCGTAAGAAGTAA
- a CDS encoding GNAT family N-acetyltransferase: protein MEPVTLTTGRLLMRTVGPKDTDAVYEAAQDPDIQRWTTLPSPYLYEHAHSFTDQLVPDGWRNGSMFTWGLFLPEGEDLVGMLGLTMRSMSGAEIGFWGTKEHRGNGYITEAVLTASRWAFVHLSIDRVEWRAEVGNTPSRAVAERAGFTLEGTLRSAIAHQGVHRDCWVGSLLPSDLGLPSTAPYLPAPTRSAQSGTGS from the coding sequence ATGGAACCCGTCACGCTCACCACCGGCCGCCTCCTGATGCGCACGGTCGGCCCGAAGGACACCGACGCCGTGTACGAGGCCGCCCAGGACCCGGACATCCAGCGCTGGACCACGCTCCCCTCGCCCTACCTGTACGAGCACGCCCACAGCTTCACGGACCAACTGGTCCCCGACGGCTGGCGGAACGGCTCGATGTTCACCTGGGGACTCTTCCTCCCCGAAGGGGAGGACCTGGTCGGCATGCTCGGTCTCACGATGCGTTCCATGAGCGGAGCGGAGATCGGTTTCTGGGGCACGAAGGAACACCGCGGCAACGGCTACATCACCGAAGCCGTCCTCACCGCTTCCCGCTGGGCCTTCGTCCACCTCTCGATCGACCGCGTGGAATGGCGCGCGGAGGTCGGCAACACCCCCTCTCGCGCAGTGGCAGAGCGCGCCGGCTTCACCCTCGAGGGCACCCTCCGCTCCGCCATCGCCCACCAAGGCGTACACCGGGACTGCTGGGTGGGTTCCCTGCTCCCGTCGGACCTGGGCCTACCCTCGACGGCACCGTACTTGCCGGCACCGACACGCTCCGCCCAGTCCGGCACGGGGAGCTGA
- a CDS encoding winged helix-turn-helix domain-containing protein: protein MTTPRPSTDLSADEARRIALRAQGFLGTPDRRSGVRGILRHLGAVQLDTISVLARSHELIPYARLGAVGRKTVETAYWTAASTDAPSPRPHAFEYWSHAACILPIEEWPHFAFRRRAYRNRPHWNHELPDGAYDQVIKQLRTEGPLTATELGGAKRTSEWWDWSGSKVAAERALMYGEVVCVERRGWKRVYDLAERAIPQALLHDGLDDTECLRRLVRLAGQSLGVGTRADIADYHRLKGEQVDAVIADSGLVPVTVEGWGKPAWADPAALETPPRGRHRTTLLSPFDSLIWERARTERIFGFTHRLEAYVPKQKRVYGYFAMPVLAGGRLVGRVDPAREGRTLVAKQVTLDGPKAVPAVAQALAEAASWVDCTDVRVERVDTPDLREPLTRELARLVA, encoded by the coding sequence ATGACGACCCCGCGCCCCAGCACTGACCTCTCGGCAGACGAAGCCCGCCGCATCGCCCTGAGAGCCCAAGGCTTCCTCGGCACGCCCGACCGCCGGTCCGGCGTCCGCGGCATACTCCGTCACCTCGGCGCGGTCCAACTCGACACCATCTCGGTCCTGGCCCGCTCCCACGAGCTCATCCCGTACGCCCGCCTGGGCGCGGTAGGCCGCAAGACGGTCGAGACCGCCTACTGGACGGCCGCATCCACCGACGCCCCTTCGCCACGACCGCATGCCTTCGAGTACTGGTCCCACGCCGCCTGCATCCTCCCCATCGAGGAATGGCCGCACTTCGCCTTCCGCCGCCGCGCCTACCGAAACCGCCCCCACTGGAACCACGAACTCCCCGACGGCGCCTACGACCAGGTCATCAAGCAGCTCCGCACCGAGGGCCCCCTCACCGCGACCGAACTGGGCGGCGCGAAAAGGACCAGCGAGTGGTGGGACTGGTCGGGCTCGAAGGTCGCCGCCGAACGCGCGCTGATGTACGGCGAGGTGGTCTGCGTCGAGCGCCGCGGCTGGAAGCGCGTCTACGACCTCGCCGAACGCGCCATCCCGCAGGCACTGCTGCACGACGGCCTGGACGACACCGAATGCCTGCGCCGCCTGGTCCGCCTGGCCGGCCAGTCCCTCGGCGTCGGCACCCGCGCGGACATCGCCGACTACCACCGCCTCAAGGGCGAACAGGTCGACGCGGTGATCGCCGACTCGGGCCTGGTCCCGGTCACGGTCGAGGGCTGGGGCAAGCCGGCCTGGGCCGACCCCGCGGCCCTGGAGACACCCCCGCGGGGCCGTCACCGCACCACTCTCCTGTCCCCGTTCGACTCCCTCATCTGGGAACGGGCACGCACGGAGCGGATCTTCGGCTTCACCCACCGCTTGGAGGCCTACGTCCCCAAGCAGAAGCGGGTCTACGGCTACTTCGCGATGCCGGTCCTGGCCGGCGGCCGCCTCGTCGGCCGCGTGGACCCGGCCCGTGAGGGCCGCACGCTGGTGGCCAAGCAGGTCACCTTGGACGGCCCGAAGGCGGTCCCTGCGGTGGCCCAGGCGCTGGCCGAGGCGGCGAGCTGGGTGGACTGCACGGACGTACGCGTGGAACGGGTGGACACACCCGACCTGCGCGAACCCCTCACCCGCGAACTAGCCCGCCTGGTGGCGTGA
- a CDS encoding response regulator, with translation MTDSFGPMRDEGADGDVVGMGPEAGSPRKEPIRVLVVDDHALFRRGLEIVLAAEEDIQVVGEAGDGAEAVDKAADLLPDIILMDVRMPKRGGIEACTSIKEVAPSAKIIMLTISDEEADLYDAIKAGATGYLLKEISTDEVATAIRAVADGQSQISPSMASKLLTEFKSMIQRTDERRLVPAPRLTDRELEVLKLVATGMNNRDIAKELFISENTVKNHVRNILEKLQLHSRMEAVVYAMREKILEIR, from the coding sequence ATGACGGACAGCTTCGGACCGATGCGGGACGAGGGTGCCGACGGCGATGTCGTCGGCATGGGCCCGGAAGCGGGCTCTCCACGCAAGGAGCCGATCAGAGTCCTCGTCGTGGACGACCACGCCCTGTTCCGCCGTGGACTGGAGATCGTGCTCGCGGCCGAGGAGGACATTCAGGTCGTAGGGGAGGCGGGAGACGGCGCGGAGGCCGTGGACAAGGCCGCCGACCTGCTGCCTGACATCATCCTGATGGACGTACGGATGCCCAAGCGGGGCGGGATCGAGGCCTGCACCTCCATCAAGGAGGTGGCCCCCAGCGCGAAGATCATCATGCTGACGATCAGCGACGAGGAGGCCGACCTCTACGACGCGATCAAGGCGGGCGCGACCGGTTATCTCCTCAAGGAGATCTCCACGGACGAGGTGGCCACCGCCATTCGCGCGGTGGCCGACGGGCAGTCGCAGATCAGTCCGTCCATGGCCTCGAAGCTGCTCACCGAGTTCAAGTCGATGATCCAGCGGACGGACGAGCGCCGGCTTGTGCCCGCGCCGCGGCTGACGGACCGTGAGCTGGAGGTCCTCAAGCTCGTCGCCACGGGGATGAACAACCGCGATATCGCCAAGGAGTTGTTCATCTCCGAGAACACCGTGAAGAACCATGTGCGCAACATCCTGGAGAAGCTTCAGCTGCACTCCAGGATGGAGGCCGTGGTGTATGCGATGCGGGAGAAGATCCTCGAGATCCGTTAG
- the raiA gene encoding ribosome-associated translation inhibitor RaiA, with translation MERSDPGTEFCVDIVVKGRKTEVPERFRKHVAEKLKLEKIQRLDAKVISLDVEVSKEPNPRQADRSDRVEITLRSRGPVIRAEAAASDPYAALDLAAEKLDARLRKQHDKRFSRRGARRLTAAEVPDHVPGVATLNGNGHTFQEEEPDGVPTKKIGSLEVKGEGPLIVREKTHVASPMTLDQALYEMELVGHDFYLFVDSETKEPSVVYRRHAYDYGVIHLNTDPMVTQAHSPAAGGTLGG, from the coding sequence ATGGAGCGGAGCGATCCGGGAACGGAGTTCTGCGTGGACATCGTCGTCAAGGGCCGCAAGACCGAGGTGCCCGAGCGGTTCCGCAAGCACGTGGCCGAGAAGCTGAAGCTGGAGAAGATCCAGAGGCTCGATGCCAAGGTGATCAGCCTCGACGTCGAGGTGTCCAAGGAGCCCAACCCCCGACAGGCCGACCGCAGCGATCGAGTGGAGATCACGCTCCGCTCCCGCGGTCCGGTGATCCGGGCGGAGGCAGCGGCGAGCGATCCGTACGCGGCGCTCGACCTGGCGGCGGAGAAGCTGGATGCCCGGCTGCGTAAGCAGCACGACAAGCGTTTCTCGCGCCGAGGCGCACGCCGACTCACGGCGGCCGAGGTCCCCGACCACGTTCCGGGCGTGGCGACGCTCAACGGCAACGGCCACACCTTCCAGGAAGAAGAGCCGGACGGAGTTCCCACCAAGAAGATCGGCTCGCTGGAAGTAAAGGGCGAAGGCCCTCTCATCGTGCGCGAGAAGACGCACGTCGCCTCCCCGATGACCCTCGACCAAGCCCTCTACGAGATGGAATTGGTCGGGCACGACTTCTACCTCTTCGTCGACTCCGAGACGAAGGAACCGAGTGTCGTCTACCGGCGGCACGCCTACGACTACGGGGTCATCCACCTCAACACGGACCCGATGGTCACCCAGGCGCACTCTCCCGCGGCTGGTGGCACGCTGGGCGGCTGA
- a CDS encoding ComF family protein, whose protein sequence is MRGWWQDLTDLVLPAECGGCARPRTVLCPECRAVLSGTVPSRVRPVPEPSGLPVVHAAAQYADEVRAVLLAHKERGALTLAAPLGAALAGAVRAGLREAGAYGDGASVRAVRSRGPQGRVDGAGSFGSAGARVLLVPVPSARGAVRARGHDPARRIALAAAGELRRAGTPAQVLAVLRHRRAVADQSGLNSRQRLDNLAGALTVAPGGGRLLAGGPVVLVDDLMTTGASLAEAARAVRAALAEGTESCSPDGADPRSPEGVGSRNRTAESAGRGSAVRSVAYGRAAGTGAGRGMAEEASGYGRTAEVAGAYGWVTGESGVSDDGTTAVYVAGTRESTWERRARSTEGAVRQTREVPGIMGTGRAGDVICAAVVAASPDSFEINRN, encoded by the coding sequence ATGCGGGGGTGGTGGCAGGACCTCACCGACTTGGTGCTGCCGGCCGAGTGCGGAGGCTGTGCAAGGCCTCGCACGGTGCTCTGCCCGGAGTGCCGTGCCGTCCTGAGCGGGACCGTACCGAGCCGGGTGCGACCGGTGCCGGAGCCGTCCGGACTGCCGGTCGTGCACGCGGCGGCACAGTACGCGGACGAGGTGCGGGCCGTGCTGCTGGCCCACAAGGAACGCGGGGCGCTGACGCTCGCGGCACCGCTCGGTGCGGCTCTGGCGGGAGCCGTGCGGGCGGGGCTTCGGGAGGCCGGTGCGTACGGCGACGGGGCGTCCGTGCGGGCTGTGCGGTCCCGGGGGCCGCAGGGGCGGGTCGATGGGGCGGGGAGTTTCGGGAGCGCTGGTGCGCGTGTGCTGCTCGTACCCGTTCCGTCCGCGCGAGGAGCAGTTCGGGCGAGGGGGCATGATCCGGCGCGGCGGATCGCGCTCGCGGCTGCAGGTGAGCTGCGGCGGGCCGGGACGCCGGCGCAGGTGCTCGCCGTGCTGCGGCACAGGCGGGCGGTGGCCGATCAGTCGGGGCTCAACTCCCGGCAGCGGCTGGACAATCTCGCCGGCGCGCTGACGGTGGCTCCCGGGGGCGGTCGGCTGCTCGCCGGTGGTCCGGTCGTGCTCGTCGACGACCTGATGACGACGGGTGCGTCCCTGGCGGAGGCGGCGCGTGCTGTGCGGGCGGCCTTGGCGGAGGGGACGGAGTCCTGCAGCCCGGACGGGGCGGACCCGCGTAGCCCGGAGGGAGTGGGCTCGCGCAACCGTACGGCGGAGTCGGCGGGCCGCGGGAGCGCGGTGCGGTCGGTCGCGTACGGCAGGGCGGCAGGTACCGGAGCCGGCCGGGGCATGGCTGAGGAAGCGAGCGGATACGGCAGAACGGCGGAGGTGGCGGGCGCGTATGGATGGGTGACCGGGGAGTCCGGTGTGAGTGATGACGGGACAACCGCTGTGTACGTGGCGGGAACTCGGGAAAGCACATGGGAACGGAGGGCGCGATCGACGGAGGGCGCTGTGCGGCAGACGCGTGAGGTGCCGGGAATCATGGGCACCGGGCGGGCCGGTGACGTGATCTGCGCGGCCGTGGTCGCTGCGTCGCCGGATTCTTTCGAAATAAACCGGAACTGA
- a CDS encoding LpqB family beta-propeller domain-containing protein, with amino-acid sequence MGADREGGARRTPGRAVAYAACGAVLLAGCASMPDSGDLRGVESTPRQDTQVRVFANPPHEDASSSEIVSGFLEALTSDDPDYEIARKYLTKEASAKWRPLLSTTVLADGPGAEAERAGGRDETDNLSYTLSGTKVARVDAQQSYVPASGDYSELMHLTRDKKTRQWRIDVPPRGVVMGKSDFQRNYTSVDKYYFATNTTLGNSPHTAAVADPVYVRRNVDPMTQMVRSLLAGPTSWLNPVVRSSFPTGTALKDGVPSLTPNDQNILTVPLNDKAARVGLAQCNEMAAQLLFTLQNLTPTVDEVELKAGGRQLCGLTENQAEDIATRGSVERADYLYFLDAKHHLVRLAAATHETKPEPVPGALGEGDTQLGSVAVSRDEDMAAGVGRDGKELYVGALVSGGPLGEPELTSAGPTEDERLSAPSWDAQGDLWVADRDPDNPRLLLVEEGAGDPLVVKTPPGLEGRIESVRVAADGVRIALVVEQGDKSSLLIGRIERSEDGKAGEQSGVSVHELRSATPQLEEVTAMSWAGDSRLVVVGREKGGVQTMRYVQVDGSTPEGPAPEALSGVKEITASEDAQLPLVGYSEDGIVRLPSGTQWEKVVTDGTAPVYPG; translated from the coding sequence GTGGGCGCTGACCGCGAGGGGGGAGCCCGGCGCACGCCGGGGCGCGCGGTGGCGTACGCCGCCTGTGGAGCCGTACTGCTGGCGGGGTGCGCCTCGATGCCGGACAGCGGCGATCTGCGCGGCGTCGAGTCCACGCCGCGCCAGGACACGCAGGTGCGGGTCTTCGCCAATCCGCCGCACGAGGACGCTTCGTCGTCGGAGATCGTGTCGGGCTTCCTGGAGGCACTGACCAGCGACGACCCGGACTATGAGATAGCGCGCAAGTACCTGACCAAGGAAGCGTCGGCCAAGTGGCGGCCCCTGCTGTCCACGACGGTGCTCGCGGACGGACCGGGCGCCGAAGCCGAACGTGCGGGAGGCCGGGACGAGACCGACAACCTGTCGTACACGCTGTCCGGCACCAAGGTCGCCAGGGTCGACGCGCAGCAGTCGTACGTGCCCGCCAGTGGGGACTACAGCGAGCTGATGCACCTCACCCGGGACAAGAAGACGAGGCAGTGGCGCATCGACGTGCCGCCGCGCGGTGTCGTCATGGGTAAGTCGGATTTCCAGCGCAACTACACGTCCGTCGACAAGTACTACTTCGCCACGAACACCACGCTCGGGAACTCCCCGCACACTGCGGCCGTCGCCGACCCCGTCTATGTGCGCAGGAACGTGGACCCCATGACGCAGATGGTGCGTTCCCTGCTCGCGGGGCCCACCAGCTGGCTCAATCCGGTGGTCAGATCGAGCTTCCCCACCGGTACGGCGCTCAAGGACGGCGTCCCCTCGCTGACGCCCAACGACCAGAACATCCTGACCGTCCCGTTGAACGACAAGGCGGCCCGGGTCGGCCTGGCCCAGTGCAACGAGATGGCCGCCCAGCTCCTGTTCACCCTGCAGAACCTCACCCCCACGGTGGACGAGGTCGAGCTCAAGGCGGGTGGCAGACAGCTGTGCGGGCTCACCGAGAACCAGGCGGAGGACATCGCCACGCGCGGGTCGGTGGAGCGCGCCGACTACCTGTACTTCCTCGATGCCAAGCACCATCTCGTACGGCTGGCCGCCGCCACCCACGAGACGAAGCCCGAACCCGTGCCGGGCGCCCTGGGCGAGGGCGATACGCAGCTGGGGTCAGTGGCGGTGTCGCGCGACGAGGACATGGCCGCAGGGGTCGGCCGCGACGGCAAGGAGCTGTACGTCGGGGCGCTGGTGTCGGGCGGGCCGCTCGGGGAGCCGGAACTGACCAGCGCGGGCCCGACGGAGGATGAGCGGCTGTCGGCGCCCAGCTGGGACGCCCAGGGCGACCTGTGGGTGGCCGACCGCGACCCCGACAACCCGCGACTGCTCCTCGTGGAGGAGGGTGCGGGCGATCCGCTGGTGGTGAAGACGCCGCCAGGGCTGGAGGGTCGCATCGAGTCCGTGCGGGTGGCCGCCGACGGCGTGCGGATCGCGCTCGTGGTGGAGCAGGGCGACAAGTCGTCGCTGCTCATCGGGCGGATCGAACGGAGCGAGGACGGCAAGGCGGGGGAGCAGTCAGGCGTCTCGGTGCACGAACTGCGTTCCGCGACACCGCAGTTGGAGGAGGTCACCGCCATGTCGTGGGCCGGTGACAGCCGCCTCGTGGTGGTCGGGCGTGAGAAGGGCGGCGTACAGACGATGCGGTACGTCCAGGTCGACGGCTCCACACCGGAGGGGCCGGCACCCGAGGCCCTCAGCGGTGTGAAGGAGATCACCGCGTCCGAGGACGCACAGCTGCCGCTGGTCGGGTATTCGGAGGACGGGATCGTACGGCTGCCGTCCGGGACCCAGTGGGAGAAGGTCGTGACGGACGGGACGGCGCCGGTTTATCCGGGGTGA